One part of the Desulfuromonas acetoxidans DSM 684 genome encodes these proteins:
- a CDS encoding TlyA family RNA methyltransferase: protein MSATKERLDKRVVELGLCRSRERARALIMSGNVLVNETVIDKAGTRVAVDAAIRVRGGDLPYVSRGGLKLAGGLEQFGLEVNGRVAVDVGASTGGFTDCLLQNGAAKVYAVDVGYGQLAWKLREDDRVVNLERTNIRELTREQLGDVPDLAVIDASFISLEKVLPPTLAVLAADADIVALIKPQFEVGKGNVGKGGVVRDEQQHAQVIDKIRQLAETLNCDVSALCESPILGPKGNREFLIHLRRRVVTN, encoded by the coding sequence ATGTCTGCAACGAAAGAGCGCCTGGATAAACGCGTGGTTGAACTGGGCTTGTGCCGTTCTCGTGAGCGAGCGCGAGCCCTTATTATGTCCGGCAATGTTTTGGTCAATGAGACCGTTATTGACAAAGCCGGTACCCGTGTTGCTGTGGATGCCGCGATCCGGGTTCGAGGGGGCGATCTGCCCTATGTGTCGCGGGGTGGCCTCAAGCTGGCGGGAGGACTTGAGCAGTTTGGTCTTGAGGTGAACGGACGAGTTGCCGTGGATGTTGGTGCTTCGACCGGTGGTTTCACCGATTGCCTGTTGCAGAACGGTGCCGCCAAGGTTTATGCCGTGGATGTCGGTTATGGCCAATTGGCCTGGAAACTGCGTGAAGATGACCGGGTGGTTAACCTGGAACGCACAAATATTCGTGAACTGACCCGCGAGCAACTCGGTGATGTGCCGGATCTGGCCGTAATCGATGCCTCATTCATCTCCCTGGAAAAGGTTTTGCCTCCGACTCTGGCCGTGCTTGCGGCGGATGCGGATATTGTTGCCCTGATTAAACCCCAGTTTGAAGTGGGTAAGGGAAATGTTGGCAAAGGCGGTGTGGTTCGTGATGAACAACAACATGCCCAGGTTATTGACAAAATCAGACAACTGGCCGAGACGTTGAACTGTGATGTGAGCGCTCTGTGTGAGAGTCCGATTCTTGGTCCAAAAGGGAACCGGGAATTTCTGATTCATCTTAGACGCCGTGTCGTAACGAACTGA
- a CDS encoding metallophosphoesterase family protein — translation MIKLLHSSDLSLGAKLSFVPAVGERLAVAQMATLDRLLAQATNHEVDLLIFTGNLFAHHAPEATLREAVFHRLTALAPAIRIVILPGCYDHPLGADSVYRDERFQPWVVDERGVDSQPLVFNLAAGDLFLYTLPWQCDPGNAHSYMARRSGDGVHLGAFHSLKLDQRNPFQDPLVHWKKAILAWDLDYVVVGNRSRGTVKHGATLCADCPGTPQGLSFNECGERCCSMVTLGGDNVELESLATESIRFEQRELEVMMHEPAEHFHQMLDEWAQRDVALRVRLVGAIEELFDPVKVVARHQERFALLACDDETRFLASETLTRLAEEETVRGILCRRFIELAVDASESQRSVYEKALRELLHRFHAVAEDEV, via the coding sequence ATGATAAAGCTTCTTCATAGCAGCGATTTGAGTTTGGGGGCCAAGCTGTCTTTTGTCCCTGCCGTGGGTGAACGCCTTGCTGTTGCCCAGATGGCAACCTTGGATCGTCTTCTTGCTCAGGCGACCAACCATGAGGTTGATCTGCTCATTTTTACCGGTAATCTGTTTGCGCATCACGCACCGGAAGCCACCTTGCGCGAGGCGGTTTTCCATCGTTTGACGGCACTTGCTCCCGCGATTCGCATTGTCATATTACCCGGTTGTTACGATCACCCGTTGGGTGCCGATTCCGTGTATCGCGACGAGCGTTTTCAGCCTTGGGTGGTTGACGAGCGCGGCGTGGATTCGCAGCCGCTGGTGTTCAACCTCGCGGCGGGAGATCTTTTTTTGTACACTCTGCCGTGGCAATGTGATCCAGGCAATGCCCATAGTTATATGGCGCGTCGCTCCGGTGACGGAGTGCATCTCGGTGCCTTTCACAGCCTTAAACTCGATCAGCGTAATCCGTTTCAAGATCCGTTGGTGCATTGGAAGAAAGCGATCCTGGCATGGGATTTGGATTATGTCGTGGTGGGCAATCGCAGCCGTGGCACGGTTAAGCATGGCGCAACGTTGTGCGCTGATTGCCCGGGAACCCCGCAAGGGCTCAGCTTCAACGAATGTGGTGAACGGTGCTGCTCCATGGTGACTCTGGGGGGCGATAATGTCGAGCTTGAATCGCTGGCAACCGAGTCGATCCGTTTTGAACAGCGCGAGCTTGAGGTGATGATGCATGAACCGGCGGAGCATTTTCATCAGATGCTGGATGAATGGGCCCAGCGCGATGTTGCCTTGCGAGTCCGCCTGGTTGGGGCCATTGAAGAACTGTTTGATCCTGTCAAAGTGGTGGCACGCCACCAGGAGCGTTTTGCCTTGTTGGCGTGTGACGATGAGACCCGGTTTCTTGCCAGTGAAACATTGACCCGGTTGGCTGAGGAGGAGACGGTACGCGGGATTTTGTGTCGTCGTTTTATTGAGCTGGCCGTGGATGCTTCAGAGAGCCAGCGCTCGGTTTATGAAAAGGCGTTACGTGAGTTGTTGCACCGCTTTCATGCCGTTGCGGAGGATGAGGTATGA